A single Uloborus diversus isolate 005 chromosome 7, Udiv.v.3.1, whole genome shotgun sequence DNA region contains:
- the LOC129226349 gene encoding probable methyltransferase-like protein 24, translated as MGIIEEDLSNEFQKLLYYVQHPTTLCNAALSLGGTKDSKNRTDGDKVLCQDSGHPLGPSCLVYSFGENDEWSFEEAAERFGCQVFTFDPSMKLDNHQHKPNIWFYRLGISNFNEDRFLLKQMMTWRMRTLDSIMDMLGHQNKTIDVLKLDIEGDEWNVLEYMLQKGLFEKINHLCVEIHLHVMEWQRKLNILRNLEEVGNMRFFSSRKNLVTIPKAVPGQRNRTEQLFYELAWFKA; from the exons GTAATGAATTCCAAAAGTTACTCTACTATGTCCAGCATCCCACAACTCTTTGCAATGCAGCTCTCTCACTGGGCGGCACTAAAGATTCTAAAAACAGAACAGATGGTGATAAGGTCCTTTGTCAGGATTCTGGGCATCCCCTGGGACCATCTTGTTTAGTCTATTCTTTTGG GGAAAACGACGAATGGTCTTTTGAAGAAGCCGCGGAGAGGTTTGGTTGTCAGGTCTTCACCTTTGACCCCAGCATGAAATTGGACAATCATCAACACAAGCCTAATATTTGGTTCTACCGCTTAGGAATATCAAATTTTAACGAAGACAG ATTTCTGCTGAAACAAATGATGACGTGGAGAATGAGAACTTTAGATAGTATAATGGATATGCTTGGCCATCAAAATAAAACCATCGATGTGCTCAAGTTGGACATCGAAGGCGACGAATGGAACGTTTTAGAATACATGCTCCAGAAGGGTTTGTTTGAA AAAATTAACCACTTGTGTGTCGAAATTCACCTGCACGTCATGGAATGGCAACGCAAACTGAACATATTGAGGAACTTGGAAGAAGTAGGTAATATGAGGTTCTTTAGCTCAAGAAAGAATCTAGTCACAATCCCAAAAGCAGTTCCAGGACAAAGGAACAGGACTGAACAATTGTTTTATGAACTAGCGTGGTTCAAAGCATAa